In Neovison vison isolate M4711 chromosome 11, ASM_NN_V1, whole genome shotgun sequence, one genomic interval encodes:
- the LOC122889816 gene encoding acyl-CoA-binding domain-containing protein 7-like, which produces MSLQADFDKITKDVKKLKTRPDDEELKELYGIYKQSIVGDINIECPGMLDLKGKAKWEAWNFQKGQSKEDAMSAYISKAKELIEKYGI; this is translated from the exons ATGTCTTTGCAG GCTGATTTTGATAAGATCACAAAAGATGTGAAGAAGCTGAAAACAAGACCAGATGATGAAGAACTGAAAGAACTCTATGGGATCTACAAACAATCTATAGTTGGAGACATTAATATTG AGTGTCCAGGAATGTTAGATTTAAAAGGCAAGGCGAAATGGGAAGCGTGGAACTTCCAAAAAG ggCAGTCGAAGGAAGATGCCATGAGTGCCTATATATCTAAAGCAAAAGAGCTGATAGAAAAATATGGAATTTAA